A genomic segment from Bdellovibrio sp. ArHS encodes:
- a CDS encoding enolase C-terminal domain-like protein gives MIQISYSPYSLKPVQALNAVAGASPREGVLLKIEWDDGMKGYADLHPWPELGDLSLEEQMSELRRGRMSPQIEQSFWLARRDALARHEKKSLFDGTEKLKNNFLLTNFNSLKPGFLDELKRDGYTSLKIKVGRNLQEEADVLTHVAAAGLKIRLDFNAVATWQIFERFMRSLPTTVKPSIEYVEDPFPFDVTSWNEAKKLVKIAIDNQYDKVPWQILRTAPFDVIVIKPAKMDVDKAIERCRQWNLKATVTSYMDHAVGVAHAAAVAMELKKKHGEMILEAGCLTHRHYNMDSFSAEINTQGPYLLRIKGHGVGFDKLLKELPWHQLKRN, from the coding sequence TTGATTCAAATTTCATACAGCCCTTATTCTTTGAAACCCGTGCAGGCACTTAATGCCGTGGCGGGGGCATCACCCCGCGAAGGGGTTTTGCTAAAGATCGAATGGGATGATGGAATGAAGGGCTACGCGGATCTGCATCCTTGGCCTGAATTGGGTGACTTGAGCCTGGAAGAGCAGATGTCAGAACTGCGCCGCGGACGCATGTCGCCACAAATTGAGCAAAGTTTTTGGTTGGCTCGCCGGGATGCTTTGGCTCGGCATGAAAAGAAAAGTCTTTTTGATGGGACAGAGAAGCTTAAAAATAATTTTCTTCTTACAAACTTTAATTCTCTTAAGCCCGGTTTTTTAGACGAGCTCAAAAGGGACGGATACACGTCTTTGAAAATAAAAGTCGGAAGGAATCTGCAAGAGGAAGCGGATGTGCTGACTCATGTGGCGGCCGCTGGGCTGAAAATTCGTCTAGATTTTAATGCGGTCGCAACCTGGCAGATCTTTGAACGATTCATGCGCAGCCTTCCTACGACGGTAAAGCCATCTATTGAGTACGTCGAAGATCCCTTTCCGTTCGACGTGACTTCCTGGAACGAAGCCAAGAAGCTTGTGAAAATAGCGATCGACAATCAGTATGACAAAGTCCCCTGGCAGATTTTGCGGACGGCCCCCTTTGATGTCATCGTTATTAAACCGGCAAAAATGGACGTGGATAAGGCCATTGAGCGTTGTCGGCAGTGGAATCTAAAAGCGACAGTGACAAGCTATATGGATCATGCGGTCGGTGTGGCACATGCCGCGGCCGTTGCCATGGAACTCAAAAAAAAGCATGGCGAGATGATCCTGGAAGCGGGTTGTTTAACTCATCGTCATTACAACATGGATTCGTTTTCAGCCGAAATAAATACGCAGGGACCGTATCTTTTGAGAATCAAAGGGCATGGTGTGGGTTTTGACAAACTTCTAAAGGAACTGCCGTGGCATCAGCTCAAGAGAAATTAG
- a CDS encoding AMP-binding protein has protein sequence MASAQEKLDLFSTANEILLNPRLPREDYEALYALAENVQKEKQLQGHVWLATSGSTAESAARTKLVALSKKALLSSAEAVNQHLQSTSNDVWTQVLPHFHVGGLGIEVRAELAGARVVSALKDGRWDTDHFYKILFQERCTLSALVPTQVYDLVARSLPAPPLIRAIVVGGGAFEVELFKKARALGWPVLPSYGMTETASQIATARLQSLTESDFPEMVLLSHAQARKNEDGFLQVQATSLFTCYAQNSAQQARWWDPKVDGWFTTEDRGEVIQGALHIQGRSKDYIKIGGEGTNVAHLRSILENCALSVSPDFPLKMTLLDMPSERLGSEIHIVSLLSQEETENIVKIFSEKVLPFEKPRKIHYAKEIPRSDLGKILWAQLRNSL, from the coding sequence GTGGCATCAGCTCAAGAGAAATTAGATCTCTTTTCCACGGCGAATGAAATTCTTCTGAACCCTCGTCTACCGCGCGAAGATTACGAGGCTCTTTACGCTTTAGCGGAAAATGTGCAAAAAGAAAAACAGCTTCAAGGACATGTGTGGTTAGCGACATCCGGTTCGACGGCAGAGTCGGCGGCGCGAACGAAGCTGGTCGCGCTTTCCAAAAAAGCTCTTCTTAGTTCTGCGGAAGCCGTGAATCAGCATTTGCAAAGCACATCAAACGACGTGTGGACTCAGGTTTTGCCTCATTTCCATGTTGGCGGGTTGGGCATCGAAGTGCGTGCCGAACTTGCGGGCGCACGGGTTGTTTCGGCTTTAAAAGACGGTCGTTGGGACACGGATCATTTTTATAAGATCCTTTTTCAAGAACGCTGCACACTTTCGGCTTTGGTTCCCACTCAAGTTTATGATTTGGTGGCTCGCTCTTTGCCGGCACCGCCGTTGATACGCGCGATCGTCGTTGGTGGGGGGGCCTTTGAAGTGGAGCTTTTTAAAAAAGCCCGCGCTTTGGGGTGGCCCGTCCTACCCAGTTATGGAATGACCGAGACGGCCTCCCAAATTGCGACGGCTCGTTTGCAGTCCCTTACAGAATCTGACTTTCCTGAGATGGTTCTTCTTTCCCATGCCCAGGCACGGAAAAATGAAGATGGATTCTTACAGGTGCAGGCAACATCGTTGTTCACTTGCTATGCGCAAAACTCCGCGCAACAAGCTCGCTGGTGGGACCCTAAAGTTGATGGGTGGTTCACCACGGAGGATCGGGGTGAAGTTATTCAAGGGGCTTTGCATATTCAGGGCCGCAGTAAGGACTATATAAAAATCGGCGGCGAGGGGACTAATGTCGCACACTTGCGGTCTATACTCGAAAATTGTGCGCTGTCGGTAAGTCCGGATTTTCCTTTAAAAATGACATTGCTGGATATGCCATCTGAAAGATTAGGCAGTGAAATTCATATTGTCAGTCTGCTTTCCCAGGAAGAAACTGAAAACATAGTGAAAATCTTCTCTGAAAAAGTGCTTCCATTCGAAAAACCGCGTAAGATCCATTATGCGAAAGAAATCCCGCGCAGCGATTTAGGCAAGATTTTGTGGGCGCAATTAAGGAATTCATTATGA
- a CDS encoding (2Fe-2S) ferredoxin domain-containing protein produces MIKKEDNPWSKGIVLVCTKCHKAISSKNLREEGNAGENLKTFLKKSFKESGELSKIRIVTSSCLDVCIDELQALTYASVDGQTETFTVHPEEDREELLNILRKKIKD; encoded by the coding sequence ATGATTAAAAAAGAAGACAATCCGTGGTCCAAAGGCATCGTGCTAGTATGTACGAAATGTCACAAAGCTATCAGTTCTAAAAATTTGCGCGAAGAAGGCAATGCCGGAGAAAACTTAAAAACATTTTTGAAGAAGTCTTTCAAAGAAAGCGGCGAGCTTTCCAAAATACGGATCGTGACATCCAGTTGCTTGGATGTCTGCATCGATGAGCTTCAAGCGCTGACGTACGCCAGCGTCGATGGTCAAACGGAAACTTTCACGGTCCACCCAGAGGAGGACCGTGAAGAATTGCTTAATATTTTACGAAAGAAAATTAAGGACTAA
- a CDS encoding YkgJ family cysteine cluster protein codes for MEEFKFTGDEWWRKGVRFECTGSGKCCTSHGEYGYVFLSLEDRKRFAKHFDMRVSEFTKKYCARSGGIWHLKEDPKNPDCMFLKGKSCGAYEARPTQCRTWPFWPEVMNAKAWAKDVKAFCPGVGRGELVSGDRIEAQLREQIKSEKGWGK; via the coding sequence ATGGAAGAGTTTAAATTTACAGGCGATGAGTGGTGGCGCAAGGGCGTGCGTTTTGAATGCACAGGCTCGGGCAAGTGCTGCACGTCACACGGTGAATACGGCTACGTTTTTTTAAGCCTTGAGGATCGCAAACGCTTTGCTAAACATTTCGATATGCGGGTCAGCGAGTTTACGAAAAAATACTGTGCCCGCAGTGGCGGTATCTGGCACTTGAAAGAAGATCCCAAGAACCCGGACTGCATGTTTCTTAAGGGAAAAAGCTGCGGTGCCTATGAAGCACGTCCCACTCAATGCCGTACTTGGCCTTTTTGGCCTGAAGTCATGAATGCCAAAGCCTGGGCCAAGGATGTCAAAGCTTTCTGTCCTGGCGTCGGCCGTGGCGAGCTGGTTTCTGGTGACCGCATCGAAGCGCAACTGCGTGAGCAAATAAAAAGTGAGAAAGGGTGGGGAAAATAA
- a CDS encoding acyl-CoA thioesterase yields MNKIFHTKKTLTFKEADPAGIMFFGNIFGFAHDAFEEFIQAAGYTYQGWFGQRDLIIPIRHTESDFLSPFFPGQTYDIAVTVASFGETSFKMKYVFSQNGKKNAVVQMVHSVVDGKTKQKAPLTVEMKSRLEPYLEAVKG; encoded by the coding sequence ATGAATAAAATCTTTCACACCAAAAAGACCCTGACCTTCAAGGAAGCCGATCCTGCTGGAATCATGTTTTTCGGGAATATTTTCGGCTTTGCGCATGACGCATTCGAAGAGTTTATCCAGGCTGCGGGTTATACCTATCAAGGGTGGTTCGGACAGCGCGACCTGATTATTCCCATCCGCCATACTGAATCTGACTTTTTATCTCCTTTTTTTCCTGGGCAAACCTACGACATCGCTGTCACGGTCGCGAGTTTTGGTGAAACCTCTTTTAAAATGAAGTATGTTTTCTCTCAAAACGGCAAAAAGAATGCCGTGGTTCAAATGGTGCATTCTGTGGTCGATGGCAAGACGAAACAGAAAGCGCCTCTGACTGTGGAAATGAAATCTCGTCTTGAGCCCTATCTGGAAGCTGTGAAAGGTTAA
- a CDS encoding polyprenyl synthetase family protein — protein MQRSVIDLKVYDPKDFPAYLPKLNKLYEDLFAGGKGFRAKLIRMMSSNLSLDAKAELLLAQTIEFIHNASLLHDDLIDRSHLRRGKTAAWLKYTPEYAVLAGDYLLARVMVNLSGHGNIQLVQYTAEVISDLLEGEWLQDSVVGDFFVTLEQLDRIHNLKTASLFKWCIRAPFIAQERYDVELHRVLEEMGTLLGQLFQRSDDLLDYDIRNDEGKAILGDLKSGYLNSFGAFVSQGRSRQEIDTLVKSKNLEEFYASIGGKAQFDQKLLAFDEMNKGLIQMYNHHLERLKTFLQPGEEGLIEQLRPLTEILYWRRKPS, from the coding sequence TTGCAGCGAAGTGTCATTGATCTTAAAGTCTATGATCCAAAGGATTTTCCGGCTTATTTGCCGAAGCTGAATAAGCTTTACGAGGATCTCTTCGCTGGCGGAAAAGGGTTCCGCGCAAAACTCATTCGCATGATGAGTTCTAACCTGTCTTTGGATGCCAAAGCGGAACTTCTTTTGGCACAGACAATCGAGTTTATTCATAACGCCTCTTTGCTTCATGATGACCTTATCGATCGCTCGCATCTTCGTCGTGGCAAAACGGCTGCGTGGCTGAAGTACACTCCCGAGTACGCTGTTTTGGCGGGCGACTATCTTTTGGCGCGCGTGATGGTCAACCTTTCCGGTCATGGCAATATCCAGCTTGTGCAATACACAGCCGAAGTCATTTCTGATCTTTTAGAAGGGGAGTGGCTTCAAGACTCTGTGGTGGGCGACTTCTTTGTCACTCTTGAGCAATTGGATCGCATTCACAATTTAAAGACGGCCAGTTTGTTTAAATGGTGTATCCGTGCGCCCTTCATCGCGCAGGAAAGATACGACGTGGAATTGCATCGCGTCCTTGAGGAAATGGGAACCTTGTTAGGTCAACTCTTCCAGCGCAGCGATGACTTATTGGATTATGATATTCGCAATGATGAAGGCAAAGCCATTTTGGGCGATCTTAAATCCGGATATCTAAATTCCTTCGGCGCGTTCGTATCGCAAGGGCGTTCTCGTCAAGAGATCGACACATTGGTGAAAAGTAAAAATCTGGAAGAGTTCTACGCCAGCATCGGCGGCAAAGCTCAATTCGATCAAAAACTTTTGGCTTTCGATGAAATGAACAAAGGTCTTATCCAGATGTACAATCATCACCTTGAGCGTTTGAAGACCTTTTTGCAGCCCGGGGAAGAAGGCTTGATCGAGCAACTTCGACCTTTGACGGAAATTCTTTATTGGAGAAGGAAGCCTTCGTGA
- a CDS encoding prenyltransferase produces the protein MSELITLSKNSPEFESYLLGTFSKEQRALPVQTLNVNSASETVTFRVLPLASIQKPSWLIVLLQTFKARSFLLILAPLFLVLTKNIVFRTVVDPITTIIATVGVILAFIAVNLRNDYMDHMKGVDRVLERSGSRSIQNGWVTAAQVKSYSTVLLTLAILCALPIIFAFPEVAGVIFLSLVVGLWAQFKKQNSFKYQIGGEFALFLMLGPLLTVGYQLAMGAGFDWESVWLGCVWGWLVLFVVQLKNFMNIFASAQAGFTNTVNWLGFDKSRRLLAIWWFLFLGFNFLFHMSYGGFYWGFYLSLVLLLLSVSFIYRLKNISSPVGSELRSVFKAGFRLFLVTIGLWVFECLWYLGA, from the coding sequence GTGAGTGAACTGATCACGCTTTCAAAAAATTCTCCGGAATTTGAATCGTACTTGTTAGGCACATTCTCTAAAGAACAAAGAGCTTTGCCGGTACAGACACTTAACGTGAATTCTGCCTCTGAAACAGTGACTTTTCGTGTTCTTCCTCTTGCGAGTATTCAGAAGCCTTCCTGGTTGATCGTGCTATTGCAGACTTTCAAGGCTCGCAGTTTTCTGTTGATTTTAGCGCCGTTGTTTTTGGTGCTTACAAAAAACATTGTATTTCGCACTGTCGTAGACCCCATCACCACAATTATCGCTACCGTCGGGGTGATTCTGGCTTTCATCGCGGTGAACTTGCGCAATGATTATATGGATCACATGAAGGGTGTGGACCGCGTTCTGGAAAGAAGTGGCAGTCGCTCGATTCAAAACGGATGGGTCACGGCCGCTCAGGTTAAAAGCTATTCGACAGTTTTATTGACCCTTGCGATTCTGTGCGCGCTTCCCATCATCTTTGCTTTCCCGGAAGTGGCCGGAGTGATTTTCCTTAGTCTGGTCGTGGGATTGTGGGCGCAGTTTAAAAAACAAAACTCTTTCAAATATCAGATTGGTGGAGAATTTGCTCTGTTCCTGATGTTGGGTCCCTTGTTAACGGTCGGCTATCAGTTGGCCATGGGGGCGGGTTTTGACTGGGAAAGTGTGTGGCTAGGCTGTGTGTGGGGTTGGTTGGTTCTCTTCGTAGTTCAGCTTAAAAATTTCATGAACATTTTTGCCAGTGCCCAAGCTGGATTTACCAATACTGTGAACTGGCTGGGCTTTGATAAAAGCCGTCGCCTATTGGCGATTTGGTGGTTTCTTTTTTTAGGCTTCAACTTTCTTTTTCATATGAGTTACGGCGGCTTTTATTGGGGGTTCTATCTTTCCCTGGTTTTGCTTTTACTTTCAGTTAGTTTTATCTATCGGTTAAAAAATATTTCCAGTCCTGTCGGGAGTGAGCTTCGGTCAGTCTTTAAAGCGGGTTTTAGACTTTTCCTTGTCACCATAGGCTTGTGGGTTTTTGAATGTCTGTGGTATCTGGGAGCTTAA
- a CDS encoding class I SAM-dependent methyltransferase, producing MSVVSGSLKASRLCIISSEAATEKASRWATFLNCPINPPNPEEFFFHLFIENERVYVRDQERRLLEIDFDKNHLDYERKGHRGKNELIAKALGIAKGCHKILDLSVGLAVDSVFLTQLGFQVTGVERSPVLYALLQEAFEKTQKESLRTYQLYYSDSLNFLKEKKGQLDIDSIYFDPMYPHKKKSALPKQEMVVFRDLVGHDEDAAEVLKEALTWPVQRVVVKRPLHAEQLLPGVRHAYEGKVVRYDTYVVG from the coding sequence ATGTCTGTGGTATCTGGGAGCTTAAAGGCGTCACGCCTCTGTATTATATCGTCAGAAGCGGCCACGGAAAAAGCCTCGCGCTGGGCCACTTTTTTAAATTGTCCGATAAATCCCCCGAACCCCGAAGAATTCTTTTTTCACCTGTTCATTGAAAATGAGCGCGTTTATGTGCGCGATCAGGAGCGTCGTTTGCTTGAAATTGATTTTGATAAAAATCATCTCGACTATGAACGCAAAGGACATCGCGGAAAGAATGAACTTATCGCCAAAGCTTTAGGTATTGCCAAGGGCTGCCATAAAATCTTAGATCTGTCAGTGGGGCTTGCCGTCGACAGTGTGTTTTTAACTCAGTTGGGCTTTCAAGTGACTGGTGTGGAACGATCCCCTGTTCTTTATGCCCTTTTGCAAGAGGCGTTCGAAAAAACTCAGAAAGAGTCACTGCGAACGTACCAGCTTTATTATTCTGACAGTCTGAATTTTCTTAAGGAAAAAAAAGGGCAGCTCGACATCGACAGCATTTATTTTGATCCGATGTATCCGCATAAAAAGAAGTCGGCTTTGCCCAAACAAGAGATGGTCGTGTTTCGCGATCTGGTCGGACACGATGAGGATGCGGCAGAGGTTCTTAAGGAAGCTTTGACCTGGCCAGTGCAGAGAGTTGTGGTGAAGCGCCCATTGCACGCTGAACAGTTACTGCCAGGCGTCCGTCACGCCTATGAAGGAAAGGTGGTCCGCTATGATACTTATGTGGTTGGGTAG
- a CDS encoding SpoIIE family protein phosphatase — translation MANETDYKERISELEHELAVKDGELHRYRLELSKANTALEKLITQISQELKLAQTLQKFLSPTDLPNVQGFEFSTKFLPGTRSGGDYFDIFEHEDKLKFGILISSASGYSLSSLLLSVIIKISSQMEARRGLEAHKVVALLAKEIVPHILNEDKASVFYGVVDRRNYEMQYCSVGIIDGFLQVYGQDSLVELLPTGPSLAKDFNTEPQSRTVQLNPRDRVVIATEGLKNSQNSLGVNWGGHGLAEAIGRAPKQGVHELRNEILFSNEKYTGKTDPIRDQTLIVTEVKDKVIKLAKT, via the coding sequence ATGGCTAACGAGACTGATTATAAAGAGCGTATTTCCGAACTAGAGCATGAACTCGCAGTGAAAGATGGCGAGCTTCATCGTTATCGTCTGGAGCTTTCGAAGGCCAACACGGCTCTGGAAAAGCTCATCACGCAGATCAGTCAGGAACTGAAGTTGGCCCAGACTTTACAAAAGTTTCTTTCTCCGACCGACCTGCCCAATGTGCAGGGCTTCGAGTTCAGTACCAAATTTCTTCCCGGCACCCGCTCGGGCGGTGACTACTTCGATATTTTCGAGCACGAAGACAAACTCAAGTTTGGTATTCTGATTTCTAGCGCCAGTGGTTATTCGCTGTCTTCCTTATTGCTTTCTGTGATCATCAAAATCTCGTCGCAAATGGAAGCCCGTCGCGGGCTGGAGGCGCATAAAGTCGTTGCTCTTTTGGCCAAAGAGATCGTGCCGCACATCTTGAATGAGGATAAGGCCAGCGTCTTTTATGGTGTCGTAGATCGCCGCAACTACGAGATGCAATACTGTTCCGTAGGGATTATAGACGGATTCTTGCAGGTCTATGGCCAGGATAGCTTAGTTGAGCTATTGCCGACCGGGCCCAGTCTGGCTAAAGATTTTAACACAGAGCCTCAAAGTCGGACTGTGCAGCTGAATCCGCGAGATCGCGTGGTGATCGCTACCGAAGGTCTAAAAAATTCGCAAAACTCTTTGGGCGTGAATTGGGGCGGGCATGGTTTGGCAGAGGCTATTGGTCGAGCCCCCAAACAAGGCGTGCACGAACTGCGTAATGAGATTTTGTTCTCGAACGAAAAATATACCGGCAAAACCGATCCTATCCGCGACCAAACTTTGATCGTCACGGAAGTGAAAGACAAGGTCATCAAACTCGCGAAGACATAA